From Schaalia sp. ZJ405, one genomic window encodes:
- a CDS encoding sensor histidine kinase has protein sequence MFHHINRRLRGRSTFVLVFWLLLILIVVFDLVLLGGASSLTNITLTAVLFIAATLIPFHPRLYGWVFLLLDTGLAALSPVPVGILGYVCMAVLFLWGWHRYTVDAAVGAPVVLGGFWAGSSFQPGAVMLLLMLGAAYSSGYIMRRYVDERDAAVNQLWEHEIQQLRNSQQLRNTLAIHLHDSLAGTLSVVTKLAEALRNEVPKNTPLESKAEILEEQARTSLKELRGIIQLLDSPNQALDQSLSFMSELERLKNMVSAAGIHFEMEYNAGDLELLPVEVNSVLSTFLREACTNLIKFAAPSTNATLCVSCDADSIEIMMKNQYLNVVRDAVFSSGKGLNALQEKFEVIGGELDIWTVNNWWYVRCEVPLEKGEANALK, from the coding sequence TTGTTTCATCACATCAATAGGCGGTTAAGGGGAAGAAGCACTTTTGTACTCGTTTTCTGGCTTCTGCTGATTCTGATCGTCGTTTTTGATTTAGTTCTCCTTGGCGGAGCATCCTCGCTCACAAATATTACACTGACGGCGGTCCTATTCATTGCCGCGACACTCATTCCTTTTCATCCTCGACTCTACGGATGGGTGTTCCTCCTGCTCGACACCGGACTCGCTGCCTTATCGCCTGTTCCCGTAGGCATCCTCGGATATGTATGCATGGCAGTGCTCTTCCTTTGGGGATGGCACAGATACACAGTCGATGCTGCTGTGGGGGCGCCGGTTGTCCTTGGTGGTTTTTGGGCGGGCTCCTCATTCCAACCCGGCGCTGTGATGCTATTGCTTATGCTCGGTGCAGCCTATAGCAGCGGATACATAATGCGTCGCTACGTCGATGAACGCGATGCCGCAGTGAACCAACTATGGGAGCATGAGATCCAACAGCTGAGAAATTCTCAACAATTGAGAAATACACTAGCAATCCACTTACATGATTCTCTCGCCGGGACGCTATCCGTGGTGACAAAGCTTGCTGAAGCACTACGAAATGAAGTTCCAAAAAATACTCCCCTAGAATCAAAAGCCGAGATTCTAGAGGAGCAAGCTCGCACTTCTCTCAAAGAGCTTCGGGGAATTATTCAGTTGCTCGATAGTCCGAATCAGGCTCTCGATCAAAGTTTGAGCTTCATGTCCGAGCTGGAAAGATTGAAGAATATGGTTTCAGCAGCTGGAATCCACTTTGAGATGGAATATAACGCCGGAGACTTGGAGCTTCTTCCCGTCGAAGTAAATAGCGTTCTGTCGACTTTTCTTCGAGAGGCCTGCACAAACTTAATCAAATTCGCTGCACCATCGACCAATGCAACGCTCTGCGTTTCTTGTGATGCGGATTCAATTGAGATCATGATGAAAAATCAATATCTCAATGTTGTACGAGATGCGGTATTCAGCTCAGGTAAAGGATTGAACGCACTTCAGGAAAAGTTCGAGGTCATCGGAGGAGAACTCGATATCTGGACGGTGAACAACTGGTGGTATGTACGCTGCGAAGTACCGCTTGAGAAAGGTGAGGCGAATGCCCTCAAATAA
- a CDS encoding response regulator transcription factor encodes MPSNKPRDTDETRDTHSASAQDVLRLIFADDSPIYREQESALLRQFSSIDLVGVAASGMELLHLAKSMTWDVALLDIAMPEIDGIETLKRLLEIQPDATVVMLTAFERPHTLREALAAGAKGFLTKETSTAEIVTALHRAYHGKAVFDERPIQILQDYYVLGSSPQVDHEFAERLERLPQHLRKVVDYLADSYTNREIARATGLSEHTVGSYVRDAITLLEARRGEIAVKMQGLNRGN; translated from the coding sequence ATGCCCTCAAATAAGCCTCGTGATACAGACGAAACTCGCGACACTCACAGTGCATCTGCACAAGATGTGCTGCGGCTGATTTTTGCAGACGATTCGCCGATTTATCGAGAGCAAGAAAGCGCATTGCTGCGCCAATTCTCGAGCATCGATCTTGTGGGAGTTGCTGCCTCAGGGATGGAGCTCTTGCATCTTGCCAAATCGATGACGTGGGATGTGGCGCTACTTGATATCGCTATGCCAGAGATCGACGGAATTGAAACCCTCAAGCGACTCTTGGAGATACAGCCTGATGCCACGGTTGTCATGCTCACAGCATTTGAGCGGCCACACACGCTTCGCGAAGCCTTAGCTGCTGGGGCAAAGGGCTTTCTGACGAAAGAAACCTCCACCGCCGAGATCGTTACGGCCCTACACCGCGCGTATCACGGCAAAGCCGTGTTTGATGAACGACCCATTCAGATCCTTCAAGACTATTACGTGCTGGGTAGCTCGCCGCAGGTAGATCACGAGTTTGCTGAGCGTTTAGAAAGGCTCCCCCAGCATTTACGCAAAGTCGTGGATTATCTTGCGGATTCCTACACGAACCGAGAGATCGCCCGAGCAACCGGATTGTCCGAACACACCGTAGGAAGCTACGTACGGGACGCGATCACCTTGTTAGAGGCCCGACGCGGTGAAATAGCTGTGAAAATGCAGGGGCTTAACCGAGGAAACTAG
- a CDS encoding sugar ABC transporter permease → MRRHNSEGDVTAMGLIHTSLGRHRQTYLIGNVLLVLVIVFQIVTGGRMLSPSNLYNLFAGNAHIFILTIGMVMVVVIGQIDLSVGSVAAFVSMTTALTMLHTGIPWWLGLIFGVAIGVIIGAIQGLLLTKVAVPSFVITLAGMLIFRGIVQWESQGLSTPVPAEFQIVGAGSLPNLGRWCGLDTATVLLGIIVSVVVIVDQRARFRRSLKRGVETTLWIPILRGALLLAAVWVIVWLCGRGASGATIPLSALVVLALAIVYHLLAGRTQFGRHMYAVGGNPVAAHLSGINITRVQFLVMTNMGFLAALAGMVFASRATAAGPQDGFLWELDAIAAVFIGGVAISGGSGTIVGGILGSIVMAVLNNGLLLLGVGSDRAQVIKGVVLLIAVIYSLVVKREESLSIGERVLRTRAFSLVSTK, encoded by the coding sequence ATGAGACGACACAATAGCGAAGGAGATGTCACGGCTATGGGCCTGATCCACACCAGCCTGGGACGGCATCGACAGACGTACCTCATCGGCAATGTCCTCCTCGTACTCGTGATCGTGTTTCAGATCGTCACTGGCGGACGTATGCTCTCGCCCTCGAACCTCTACAACCTTTTCGCGGGGAATGCCCACATCTTCATCCTGACTATCGGAATGGTCATGGTTGTTGTCATCGGGCAGATCGACCTGTCCGTTGGCTCTGTTGCTGCCTTTGTTTCTATGACGACTGCACTCACCATGCTGCATACGGGGATTCCCTGGTGGTTGGGGCTGATATTCGGAGTGGCTATTGGCGTGATCATCGGCGCTATCCAAGGACTCCTCCTGACGAAGGTTGCCGTTCCGAGCTTCGTCATTACCCTCGCCGGAATGTTGATTTTCCGTGGGATCGTTCAATGGGAATCCCAGGGACTCTCCACGCCGGTACCCGCGGAATTCCAGATCGTTGGTGCCGGATCACTTCCCAACCTCGGGCGGTGGTGTGGACTGGACACTGCGACGGTGCTCCTGGGGATCATTGTGTCCGTGGTCGTCATCGTTGATCAGCGTGCGCGATTTCGCCGAAGCCTTAAACGCGGCGTAGAAACAACGCTGTGGATCCCTATTCTCCGAGGTGCTCTCCTACTGGCGGCTGTATGGGTCATCGTGTGGCTGTGTGGTCGAGGCGCCAGCGGAGCGACGATCCCGCTTTCGGCTCTTGTGGTTCTGGCGCTAGCCATTGTCTATCACCTACTAGCCGGGCGAACACAGTTCGGACGCCACATGTATGCCGTTGGAGGTAACCCCGTCGCTGCGCATCTTTCCGGCATCAACATCACCCGAGTGCAATTCCTCGTCATGACAAATATGGGGTTCCTTGCAGCTCTTGCTGGGATGGTCTTCGCTTCCCGAGCGACCGCAGCTGGACCGCAGGACGGATTCCTCTGGGAACTGGACGCTATCGCCGCCGTTTTCATTGGGGGAGTGGCGATCTCTGGCGGTAGCGGAACCATTGTCGGTGGCATACTTGGCTCCATTGTCATGGCGGTGCTCAACAATGGGCTTCTGCTGCTGGGAGTTGGTTCTGATCGTGCACAGGTCATCAAAGGGGTGGTCCTGCTGATCGCGGTTATTTACTCTCTTGTGGTCAAGCGTGAGGAAAGCCTGTCGATCGGAGAGCGTGTCCTGCGCACGCGCGCATTCTCGCTGGTCTCAACGAAGTAG
- a CDS encoding NAD(P)-dependent malic enzyme, which produces MHTSPSYTASYRLEVDESQTSIAAIIDAVSETGAEIKGLDVADSDRGNMVLDLTCNMRDSAHRRQVRDVLDSLAGVTASSVADQTFLSHIGGKIEVASKVPLRNRDDLSRAYTPGVARVCTAIHDSPQKAHLLTMKANSVAVVSDGTAVLGLGDIGPEAALPVMEGKAVLFKEFGGVDAWPVVLDTKDTEEIIAIVKAIAPAYGGINLEDISAPRCFEIEERLRAELDIPVFHDDQHGTAIVVLAALINALKLVNKKIEDVRIVVSGVGAAGNAIIRLLLAQGAKDIVGYGRTGALAGDDTEGMHPSRKALAEATNPRLVHGSLKEGIEGADVFIGVSQGNILNGDDIAKMAPNAIVFALANPTPEVDPLAAGEPAAIVATGRSDFPNQINNVLAFPGLFRGLLDAKVKEITTEVLRVAANAIAEVITEDELSPSYIIPGVFDERVSPSVSRAVRRAVRDLPTIDIPVQEHLGTR; this is translated from the coding sequence ATGCACACCTCACCGTCGTACACCGCGTCCTACCGGCTCGAGGTCGACGAATCGCAGACCTCTATCGCCGCGATTATCGACGCAGTTTCCGAGACTGGAGCTGAAATCAAGGGCCTCGACGTTGCGGACTCCGATCGTGGAAACATGGTCCTTGACCTGACCTGCAACATGCGTGACTCCGCCCACCGGCGCCAAGTGCGAGACGTCTTGGACTCCCTCGCCGGTGTCACTGCGTCCTCCGTTGCCGACCAGACGTTCCTCTCACATATCGGCGGCAAAATCGAGGTGGCTTCCAAAGTTCCACTGCGTAACCGCGACGACCTGTCTCGTGCGTACACTCCCGGCGTCGCCCGAGTCTGCACTGCCATCCACGACAGCCCGCAGAAAGCACATTTGCTCACCATGAAGGCGAACTCTGTCGCCGTCGTGTCCGATGGAACCGCCGTTTTGGGCCTGGGAGATATCGGACCCGAGGCCGCCCTGCCCGTTATGGAAGGCAAGGCCGTCCTCTTTAAGGAATTCGGTGGCGTTGACGCCTGGCCCGTTGTCTTGGACACCAAAGACACCGAGGAAATCATCGCGATCGTCAAAGCCATTGCGCCCGCGTACGGCGGCATCAACCTCGAAGACATCTCGGCTCCGCGTTGCTTCGAAATTGAAGAGCGTTTGCGCGCCGAACTCGACATTCCGGTTTTCCATGACGACCAGCACGGCACCGCTATCGTTGTGCTCGCTGCGCTCATTAACGCGCTTAAGTTGGTGAACAAGAAAATCGAAGATGTCCGTATCGTTGTTTCTGGTGTGGGTGCTGCCGGGAATGCGATCATCCGCCTGCTGTTGGCCCAGGGAGCCAAAGACATCGTTGGCTACGGCCGCACAGGAGCGTTGGCTGGAGATGACACCGAAGGGATGCACCCGTCGCGTAAGGCCCTGGCTGAGGCAACGAACCCGCGTCTGGTACACGGCTCGCTGAAGGAAGGAATCGAGGGCGCTGACGTTTTCATCGGCGTCTCCCAGGGCAATATCCTCAACGGCGACGACATCGCGAAAATGGCGCCGAACGCCATCGTTTTTGCCCTGGCAAACCCGACACCCGAGGTGGACCCGCTTGCTGCCGGTGAACCCGCTGCGATTGTCGCCACCGGGCGAAGCGACTTTCCGAACCAGATCAACAACGTTCTGGCGTTCCCCGGCCTCTTCCGCGGTCTCCTGGACGCAAAGGTCAAGGAGATTACGACGGAGGTTCTCCGCGTGGCCGCCAACGCCATCGCCGAAGTAATTACCGAGGACGAGCTCTCGCCTTCCTACATCATTCCCGGTGTTTTCGATGAGCGTGTGTCTCCTTCGGTTTCACGTGCTGTGCGCCGCGCGGTCCGTGATCTGCCGACGATCGATATTCCTGTCCAGGAACACCTGGGGACGCGCTGA
- a CDS encoding efflux RND transporter periplasmic adaptor subunit: MKVNDSVKAGQVLGWNNGAEIHAPVDAVVRRVAEASDDVPAHYSVLELEYQGFAVTVDAAALLAVAPIESLTGRFQIAGGLGPTDIYAIVTSPGDQEPASEDQTPATTHNAVFQGVNAVVPVNSSNAGAPDEAEESVAPSPEQPAESEPKIGPRPRVASQTLLCLIGKDQPVRPGQVATVVLAGQAQADVLAVPVSAVAGRVGKGTVTLVHGETTSLVEVGLGISDGAYIEITSGLSEGDVISAVAPYLDPRKK; this comes from the coding sequence GTGAAAGTCAACGACTCGGTGAAAGCCGGTCAGGTGTTGGGATGGAATAACGGCGCGGAAATACACGCGCCCGTGGATGCCGTCGTGCGAAGAGTTGCCGAGGCATCGGATGATGTACCAGCGCACTACTCCGTATTGGAACTGGAGTACCAAGGTTTCGCCGTTACTGTAGACGCTGCCGCGCTCTTGGCAGTTGCCCCTATTGAATCGCTGACCGGTCGATTCCAAATTGCAGGCGGGCTTGGTCCCACGGATATCTACGCGATCGTCACCTCACCGGGCGACCAAGAACCAGCAAGCGAAGATCAAACTCCAGCGACAACACACAACGCAGTCTTTCAAGGCGTCAACGCTGTCGTGCCCGTTAATTCCAGTAACGCGGGTGCTCCGGATGAGGCCGAGGAATCTGTAGCGCCGTCACCAGAGCAGCCCGCTGAGTCTGAGCCGAAGATAGGACCGCGCCCACGAGTCGCTTCGCAGACTCTGCTCTGCCTCATAGGGAAAGATCAGCCAGTTCGCCCAGGACAAGTAGCAACTGTGGTGCTCGCTGGTCAAGCTCAAGCTGATGTACTTGCAGTACCCGTGAGCGCCGTTGCTGGGCGAGTAGGCAAAGGAACGGTGACGTTAGTGCACGGCGAGACTACTTCCCTTGTGGAGGTGGGATTGGGCATATCCGATGGTGCGTATATCGAGATTACTTCTGGGCTTAGCGAAGGTGATGTGATCAGCGCCGTTGCCCCGTATCTTGATCCGCGAAAGAAATAG